One Bufo gargarizans isolate SCDJY-AF-19 unplaced genomic scaffold, ASM1485885v1 original_scaffold_1058_pilon, whole genome shotgun sequence DNA window includes the following coding sequences:
- the LOC122922921 gene encoding uncharacterized protein LOC122922921: MATSSETLFHIDRELMDLHRKEAIERAPDYSGGVLSTIFLVHKKGGQMRPVINLRPLNRFVRYRHFKMEGIHLLRDLLLKGDWMVKLDLKDAYLTVPVEESSRDLLRFKWKGEIWRFTCLPFGLSSAPWCFTKLMRPVVAWLRSRGIRLIIYLDDILLLAQDRQTLLSHLELTSSLLTGLGFLINYDKSVLTPARIMEFLGFSVDSVTETLSLPTTKIKEIRKELRRTLDMPRISLRHLARIIGLLSSSIQAVFPAPLHYRALQRLKTAHLHKGATYADFICLDDETRDEIHWWIGNLQAWNGKAICGPRPDFTVESDASLLGWGAHCEGISTGGRWSVEESPLHINALELLAGSFAIRSFAKDMTKVCIRLCMDNVSAVRYVNAMGGTHSPMLSHLARDFWSFCLNRELTVVAEYIPGLHNVQADWSSRYLKDTSDWRLDAQVFSTISSIWGPACIDLFASRLNKQLPRFFSWRPDPEAEAVDAFLQDWSEDLHYAFPPFSMIPRTLNQVRSQSAEIILIVPFWTTQSWFPNLLELLIFPPFLLPVYPDLLLGPEDAQHPLLLEGSLRLLACRVSGVPTKAMSFRNQLGDYWKSLGLLAPDGLIERPGDLGLVGAWTGVWIPFRPL, encoded by the coding sequence ATGGCCACTTCATCAGAGACCCTCTTCCACATAGACAGGGAATTGATGGACCTACACAGAAAGGAGGCGATCGAACGTGCTCCAGATTACTCCGGAGGAGTTCTCAGCACTATCTTTCTGGTGCACAAGAAGGGCGGCCAGATGCGCCCAGTCATCAACCTACGCCCCCTAAACAGGTTTGTGCGATAtcgacacttcaagatggagggcatccatcttctcAGGGATCTCCTACTAAAAGGAGATTGGATGGTGAAACTCGACTTAAAGGACGCGTACCTCACCGTCCCTGTAGAGGAATCCTCCAGAGACCTGCTTCGCTTCAAATGGAAGGGAGAAATTTGGCGTTTCACTTGCCTCCCCTTCGGTCTTTCATCGGCtccatggtgtttcaccaaactcatgCGGCCGGTGGTAGCATGGCTCCGCAGTCGAGGAATTCGACTAAttatctacctggacgacatacttCTGCTGGCCCAGGACAGACAGACCCTTCTCTCACATCTGGAACTCACTTCAAGCCTATTAACCGGATTGGGATTCCTCATCAACTACGACAAGTCCGTTTTGACACCAGCACGGATAATGGAATTCCTAGGGTTTTCCGTGGATTCGGTAACAGAAACCCTCAGTCTTCCGACGACAAAGATCAAGGAGATTCGCAAGGAACTACGCAGAACGCTGGACATGCCCCGGATTTCCCTTCGACATCTGGCTCGAATCATCGGTCTTCTATCGTCCTCCATCCAGGCCGTTTTTCCAGCTCCTTTACACTACCGAGCCCTACAACGCCTGAAGACGGCGCATCTTCACAAAGGAGCCACCTACGCGGATTTTATTTGTCTGGACGACGAAACTCGGGACGAGATCCATTGGTGGATCGGCAATCTTCAAGCCTGGAACGGGAAGGCGATTTGCGGTCCCCGTCCGGATTTCACAGtagagtcggacgccagcctacttggttggggggcccactgcgaggGCATTTCGACCGGGGGTCGTTGGTCAGTAGAAGAGTCTCCTTTACACATCAACGCCTTGGAACTCCTGGCGGGCTCATTCGCTATTCGCAGTTTTGCGAAGGACATGACCAAGGTTTGCATTCGACTATGTATGGACAACGTCTCCGCTGTCCgttatgtcaatgccatgggcggtacccattctcccatgctgtctcATTTGGCCAGGGATTTCTGGTCTTTCTGTCTGAATCGGGAACTTACAGTGGTGGCGGAATACATCCCAGGACTACACAACGTTCAGGCGGACTGGAGCTCACGCTATCTCAAGGATACCAGCGACTGGAGATTAGATGCGCAGGTGTTTTCTACCATCTCCTCAATCTGGGGTCCTGCTTGCATCGATCTCTTCGCCTCCCGTTTGAACAAACAACTACCGAGGTtcttcagttggcgcccggatccaGAAGCGGAGGCTGTAGACGCATTCCTTCAAGATTGGTCAGAGGATCTTCACTACGCGTTTCCGCCGTTCTCAATGATTCCGAGAACCCTGAACCAGGTCCGCTCCCAATCAGCGGAGATCATCTTGATCGTTCCGTTCTGGACCACTCAGTCATGGTTTCCCAACCTTCTAGAACTtctcatcttccctccttttcttCTACCAGTCTACCCAGATCTCCTCTTAGGTCCGGAAGACGCTCAACATCCTCTCCTTCTGGAGGGTTCTCTCCGATTACTGGCGTGCAgagtttcaggcgttcctaccaaGGCTATGTCCTTTCGGAACCAACTTGGAGATTACTGGAAGAGTCTTGGGCTCCTGGCACCAGACGGGCTTATAGAGCGGCCTGGAGATCTTGGTCTAGTTGGTGCGTGGACCGGGgtctggatcccgtttcggccacTGTAA